The proteins below are encoded in one region of Syntrophotalea carbinolica DSM 2380:
- a CDS encoding MBL fold metallo-hydrolase RNA specificity domain-containing protein, which yields MMERFIQICHHGAMDGVTGSCHELRLVEGPGILIDCGMFQGGEFSAGGASEEYPEIEFPVAHIKALIITHVHLDHVGRIPYLMAAGFAGPIYCSEPSAALLPLVLEDAVKAALTTDRQLLDKFLTKLISRIAPVPYGQWLEIDTGTHAQLSFKLQPAGHILGSAFVECRVRRCITVADLGPDKVTSPAKIIGTKAPSKKTSVNRDVRILFSGDLGAPYAPLLPAPRSPWRADLLVLESTYGDRLHEGRRARRAKLQEIVETALRDRGVLLIPAFSIGRTQELLYELEDIIHRNRRHFAAAGLPWEELEIILDSPLASRFTTIYRELREFWDREASRRVRAGRHPLSFEQMTVIHRHEDHLSAVDYLKRKARPCVVIAASGMCSGGRIVNYLKALLGDSRTDILFVGYQARGTAGRDIQKYGPHGGYVVIDGKHYDIRARIHTITGYSAHADQRNLVDFVRRMRVSPKEVRLVHGDRHARQALAAVMQEELGQGLRIRVDF from the coding sequence ATGATGGAGCGATTCATTCAAATTTGTCATCACGGCGCCATGGATGGTGTTACCGGTTCTTGTCATGAGTTGCGCCTGGTTGAAGGGCCGGGGATCCTTATCGATTGCGGTATGTTTCAGGGGGGAGAGTTTTCTGCCGGCGGCGCCAGTGAGGAATATCCGGAAATTGAATTCCCCGTGGCGCATATCAAGGCATTGATCATTACCCATGTGCACCTGGACCATGTCGGCAGAATCCCTTATCTGATGGCGGCAGGCTTCGCTGGACCGATTTATTGCAGCGAGCCTTCGGCCGCTTTACTGCCGCTGGTTTTGGAGGACGCGGTTAAGGCGGCGCTAACCACCGACCGTCAGTTGTTAGACAAATTTCTGACAAAGCTGATTTCACGGATCGCGCCGGTACCTTATGGACAATGGTTGGAAATCGATACGGGTACCCACGCGCAGTTGTCGTTCAAATTGCAGCCGGCAGGACATATCCTCGGTTCCGCATTTGTGGAATGTCGTGTTCGGCGTTGCATAACTGTTGCTGATCTTGGGCCCGATAAGGTAACATCGCCTGCCAAAATCATCGGTACCAAGGCGCCGTCGAAAAAAACGTCCGTTAATCGGGATGTGCGTATTCTGTTCTCCGGTGATCTCGGAGCACCCTATGCGCCGTTGTTGCCGGCGCCGCGGTCGCCATGGCGAGCAGATCTGCTGGTGCTGGAGAGCACCTACGGTGACCGTTTGCATGAGGGACGCCGCGCACGTCGCGCTAAGTTGCAGGAGATCGTCGAAACAGCTTTACGGGACCGGGGGGTGCTGCTGATACCGGCTTTCAGTATCGGCCGCACCCAGGAGTTGCTGTATGAGCTGGAGGATATTATTCACCGAAACCGCCGACATTTCGCGGCGGCCGGTTTGCCATGGGAGGAACTGGAAATCATCCTCGATTCGCCGCTGGCCAGTCGCTTTACCACTATCTATCGCGAACTCCGTGAGTTCTGGGATCGCGAGGCGAGTCGGCGGGTGAGGGCGGGCCGTCATCCATTGTCATTTGAACAGATGACGGTTATCCATCGCCATGAGGATCATTTGTCCGCGGTTGATTACCTTAAGCGCAAAGCGCGCCCCTGTGTCGTTATCGCTGCCTCAGGAATGTGCAGTGGCGGTCGGATTGTCAATTATTTGAAAGCCTTGCTCGGGGATTCCCGCACCGATATTTTGTTTGTCGGGTACCAGGCTCGGGGTACTGCCGGTAGGGATATACAAAAATACGGCCCCCATGGGGGGTATGTGGTAATCGATGGAAAACACTACGATATTCGGGCGCGTATCCATACGATTACGGGGTATTCAGCACACGCCGATCAGCGAAATCTCGTCGATTTTGTCCGGCGTATGCGTGTCTCTCCCAAAGAGGTACGCCTTGTGCATGGTGACAGGCATGCGCGGCAGGCACTGGCCGCTGTAATGCAGGAGGAGTTGGGACAAGGCCTACGCATACGTGTGGATTTCTGA
- a CDS encoding NUDIX hydrolase, whose protein sequence is MIEGMAGEEWFDIVDDDDRIVGRATRADCHGNPGLIHRVAHVLVLNRKEQILLQKRSMSKDVQPGRWDTSVGGHLDPGESYLDAALREMREELGIVDVPLQFLYHSRIRNHFESENVATYLTRYNGEIRFDPSEIDAVRFFSAEDIVSRLGTGYFTPNFEEEWQMYSKWC, encoded by the coding sequence ATGATTGAAGGGATGGCTGGCGAGGAGTGGTTTGATATCGTCGATGACGACGATCGGATTGTCGGTCGGGCAACCCGAGCCGACTGTCACGGCAATCCCGGCCTGATACATCGCGTTGCGCATGTTTTGGTTTTGAACCGCAAAGAGCAGATTCTTCTGCAAAAACGGTCCATGTCGAAAGATGTGCAACCGGGGCGCTGGGATACCAGTGTCGGAGGGCATCTTGATCCGGGCGAGTCTTATCTCGACGCCGCCTTGAGGGAGATGCGGGAAGAGCTGGGGATTGTCGACGTGCCTCTTCAGTTTCTCTATCATTCGCGTATCCGGAACCATTTTGAATCAGAGAATGTCGCCACATATTTGACGCGTTACAATGGTGAAATTCGTTTCGATCCTAGCGAAATTGATGCGGTTCGTTTTTTCTCCGCTGAGGACATTGTCAGCAGGCTCGGCACGGGATATTTTACGCCTAATTTCGAAGAAGAGTGGCAAATGTATAGCAAATGGTGTTAG
- a CDS encoding DUF2845 domain-containing protein, translating into MRYFGVFTAFFTVIFLAAGSVTVSAMRCGNRIVGEGDTKAEVLVKCGQPLLREYIGEDVEMEYGYGTYSKRIVEEWTYNFGPSKFMQILHFRGNKLIEIRNGDKGF; encoded by the coding sequence ATGCGATATTTCGGAGTGTTCACCGCATTTTTTACCGTGATTTTCCTGGCAGCCGGTTCGGTCACGGTATCGGCCATGCGATGTGGGAATAGGATCGTGGGAGAGGGTGACACCAAAGCCGAGGTGCTGGTCAAATGCGGCCAACCTTTATTGCGGGAATACATTGGTGAGGATGTCGAAATGGAATACGGCTACGGTACCTACAGCAAGCGTATTGTGGAAGAGTGGACGTATAATTTCGGCCCAAGCAAGTTCATGCAGATTCTGCATTTTCGAGGGAACAAGCTTATCGAAATAAGAAACGGCGACAAGGGGTTTTAG
- a CDS encoding GTPase yields MKPMRILILGAGGRDFHNFNLLYRHRRDVEVVAFTASQIPFQVGRLYPPELAGPLYPDGIPILADDGLEALVGRLKIDAAVFSYSDISHVRVMEIASRLLAAGCDFYFIGADRTMLQSGLPVISVCAVRTGCGKSPVTRFLCRALRQQGRNPVVVRHPMAYGRLERRAVQSFRSSEDLDAQGCTLEEREEYEPLLQLGVPLFAGIDYEAILKVAEKAGDVLIWDGGNNDTPFYRPDLEIVLVDPLRAGDELSYYPGYINVLRAHLVIVGKFDGVPPEKLGLVLQNLQRTVPETRVIQGDLSVSAEDPGAVAGRRVLVIEDGPTVSHGGMAFGAGVVAARRFGAAEIVDPRPFATGSLKQVFMDYPKLASIIPAMGYSKAQLNDLKDTIDAVPCDLVLSATPVDLGRLIPIAKPLIRVGYEFKELVPGALMTEVLRMLAKFDKARGVS; encoded by the coding sequence ATGAAGCCTATGCGCATTCTTATTTTGGGGGCGGGCGGCCGCGATTTCCATAATTTCAACCTGTTGTATCGCCACCGCAGGGATGTGGAGGTCGTGGCTTTTACCGCATCACAGATTCCGTTTCAGGTGGGACGCCTGTATCCTCCGGAGTTGGCCGGCCCTCTTTATCCCGACGGCATACCGATTCTTGCCGACGACGGCCTGGAGGCGCTGGTCGGTCGACTCAAAATCGATGCGGCGGTGTTTTCTTACAGTGACATATCCCATGTTCGGGTCATGGAAATCGCATCGCGTCTTTTGGCGGCCGGTTGCGATTTTTATTTTATCGGTGCCGACCGTACCATGCTCCAGTCCGGTTTGCCTGTTATTTCGGTGTGTGCTGTGCGCACGGGGTGCGGCAAAAGTCCTGTTACCCGATTTTTGTGTCGGGCATTGCGCCAGCAGGGTCGCAACCCGGTCGTGGTGCGCCATCCCATGGCTTACGGTCGTCTCGAACGTCGAGCGGTACAGTCGTTTCGTTCTTCGGAAGATCTCGATGCCCAAGGTTGCACCCTTGAAGAGCGCGAAGAGTATGAGCCTTTGCTGCAACTGGGAGTGCCGCTTTTTGCCGGTATCGATTACGAGGCTATCCTTAAGGTCGCAGAAAAAGCCGGGGATGTATTGATTTGGGATGGCGGTAATAACGATACGCCATTTTACCGTCCGGATCTGGAGATCGTTCTTGTCGATCCTTTACGGGCAGGAGATGAGCTGTCTTATTATCCAGGCTATATCAACGTCTTGCGCGCTCATCTTGTCATCGTCGGCAAGTTCGACGGCGTTCCTCCGGAAAAACTCGGCCTTGTTCTCCAAAATTTGCAACGGACCGTACCTGAAACTAGGGTGATACAGGGCGATCTGTCCGTATCCGCGGAGGATCCGGGGGCGGTGGCCGGCAGGCGGGTCCTGGTTATCGAGGATGGCCCTACGGTGTCTCATGGCGGGATGGCTTTCGGTGCCGGGGTGGTCGCTGCCAGGCGTTTTGGGGCTGCGGAGATTGTCGACCCCCGTCCCTTTGCAACAGGCAGCTTGAAACAGGTGTTTATGGATTATCCGAAACTGGCCTCGATCATCCCTGCCATGGGGTACAGCAAGGCCCAGCTGAACGATTTGAAAGACACTATCGATGCCGTTCCCTGCGATCTTGTTTTATCGGCGACCCCGGTTGATCTCGGCCGACTCATACCTATAGCCAAACCTCTTATTCGGGTGGGGTACGAATTCAAGGAGTTGGTTCCCGGCGCTTTGATGACCGAAGTTCTCCGAATGTTGGCCAAATTCGATAAGGCGAGGGGGGTATCATAG
- a CDS encoding aldehyde dehydrogenase family protein: MTTIQNFIGGQWVPPSTGEYGQSVNPAHDMEVVARYPLSAKSDVDRAVQAAVDAFPGWRAMPAPRRAEILFRAAEILCRRKDELGQLVTREMGKVLSEGLGDVQEAIDMAYFMAGEGRRLQGETVPCELPNKDAKSFRVPWGVFALITPWNFPIAIPSWKIFASLICGNTVVFKPSSDSPLCATRLVEVLEEAGMPPGVVNMITGAGETVGETLAMHPDVQGVSFTGSCSVGEALACSVAQLHRPIAMEMGGKNAILIMDDADLDLALEGVLWGAFGTTGQRCTAASRIIVHEKVYDEFLDRLVRAANAMRLGDGLEKDTDVGPLINRRALNKVLNYIRIGKDEGARLCCGGNQAKHNGLTEGYFVEPTVFSNVTPSMRIAQEEIFGPVVCLIKCDSYEQGIAIVNQSRFGLSTAIYTRDVNISARAEGDLDSGLVYINASTIGAEIQLPFGGFKHSGSGHPEAGGRMGALDFFSRIKVVYRDFSGKLQKAQIDIT; encoded by the coding sequence ATGACGACAATACAGAATTTCATTGGTGGTCAATGGGTGCCCCCATCGACGGGCGAATATGGACAGAGTGTGAATCCCGCCCATGATATGGAGGTGGTAGCACGGTATCCCTTAAGTGCCAAGTCCGATGTCGATCGAGCGGTTCAGGCCGCAGTCGATGCATTTCCGGGGTGGAGGGCCATGCCCGCGCCAAGGCGTGCCGAGATTCTGTTCAGGGCGGCTGAAATTCTCTGCCGTCGCAAGGATGAGCTTGGGCAGTTGGTAACGCGTGAAATGGGGAAGGTCTTGTCTGAGGGCCTCGGCGATGTGCAGGAAGCCATCGATATGGCCTATTTTATGGCCGGTGAAGGGCGTCGCCTGCAAGGCGAGACGGTGCCTTGCGAACTTCCGAATAAAGACGCCAAGTCTTTTCGGGTTCCATGGGGCGTATTCGCTCTGATAACCCCCTGGAACTTTCCCATAGCCATCCCTTCATGGAAAATCTTCGCCAGTCTCATCTGCGGCAATACGGTCGTATTTAAACCTTCCTCCGATTCGCCTTTGTGTGCGACGCGCCTGGTGGAGGTGTTGGAAGAGGCCGGCATGCCCCCGGGGGTTGTAAATATGATCACCGGTGCCGGGGAAACAGTAGGCGAGACACTCGCCATGCATCCTGATGTTCAGGGCGTATCTTTTACCGGTTCCTGTTCCGTCGGCGAAGCGCTGGCTTGTTCCGTGGCCCAATTGCATCGGCCCATTGCCATGGAAATGGGCGGAAAAAATGCCATCCTGATTATGGACGATGCCGACCTGGATCTGGCCCTTGAAGGTGTGTTGTGGGGCGCGTTCGGAACGACAGGGCAACGATGCACCGCCGCCAGTCGCATTATCGTGCATGAAAAAGTGTACGATGAGTTCCTCGATCGTCTGGTGCGGGCCGCCAATGCCATGCGCCTGGGTGACGGACTCGAAAAAGATACCGACGTCGGCCCCTTGATCAACCGGCGGGCATTAAACAAAGTACTCAACTATATACGCATCGGTAAAGATGAGGGGGCGCGGTTGTGTTGCGGCGGCAACCAGGCCAAGCACAATGGGCTTACCGAAGGCTACTTTGTCGAACCGACGGTTTTTTCCAACGTGACGCCAAGTATGCGCATTGCTCAGGAAGAGATCTTCGGACCGGTGGTGTGCCTGATAAAATGTGACTCCTACGAACAGGGCATTGCCATCGTCAATCAAAGCCGCTTCGGTCTGTCCACGGCGATTTATACGCGCGATGTAAACATTTCCGCACGGGCAGAAGGGGACTTGGACTCCGGGTTGGTGTATATCAACGCCAGCACCATCGGCGCTGAAATTCAATTGCCTTTCGGTGGGTTTAAGCATTCGGGGTCAGGTCATCCGGAGGCTGGTGGACGTATGGGGGCACTTGATTTCTTTTCCCGCATCAAGGTGGTGTATCGCGATTTCAGCGGTAAATTGCAGAAGGCCCAGATCGACATAACCTGA
- a CDS encoding P-II family nitrogen regulator, protein MRKIEAIIKPFKLDEVKEALNEVGIQGLTVTEAKGFGRQKGHTELYRGAEYVVDFIPKIKIEIIINDDMVAKVIETISDAARTGRIGDGKIFVSPVDEVVRIRTGESGEDAL, encoded by the coding sequence ATGAGGAAAATTGAGGCAATTATCAAACCTTTTAAACTCGATGAAGTTAAAGAGGCGCTGAATGAGGTTGGTATCCAGGGTCTTACTGTCACCGAAGCCAAGGGATTCGGCAGACAGAAAGGGCATACCGAACTGTATCGCGGTGCTGAGTATGTGGTCGACTTCATCCCTAAAATTAAAATCGAAATCATCATCAACGACGATATGGTTGCCAAAGTGATCGAAACAATCAGTGATGCGGCTCGTACCGGTCGCATCGGTGACGGTAAGATCTTTGTGAGCCCTGTTGATGAAGTTGTTCGCATCCGCACGGGTGAATCAGGTGAGGACGCGCTGTAG
- a CDS encoding ferredoxin domain-containing protein → MLLFDDEKNGMLEMARMICAAARTAPKGRSMDLLTTAIVDGEEKDRLAERMRHIGKRDGLAFFERDAGNVSQAQLIILFGNKNQPLGLPKCGYCGFDSCQELKRAGGVCAFNSGDLGIAIGSAVSRAADLRIDNRILYTAGKAALELGLLGEDIALAYGLPLSITGKNPFFDRK, encoded by the coding sequence GTGCTGCTCTTTGATGACGAAAAAAACGGGATGCTCGAGATGGCCAGGATGATTTGCGCGGCAGCGCGGACGGCACCCAAGGGGCGCAGCATGGATCTTTTGACCACCGCCATCGTTGATGGGGAAGAAAAAGATCGATTGGCTGAGCGTATGCGGCATATCGGCAAAAGGGATGGGCTGGCTTTTTTTGAACGCGATGCCGGCAATGTCAGTCAGGCTCAACTTATCATTTTATTTGGCAACAAAAATCAGCCTCTGGGGTTGCCCAAGTGCGGATATTGCGGTTTCGACAGTTGTCAGGAGCTCAAGCGGGCCGGCGGCGTCTGTGCTTTTAACAGCGGCGATCTCGGTATCGCCATCGGTTCAGCCGTCAGTAGGGCCGCCGATCTGCGTATTGACAACCGCATTCTCTACACGGCGGGCAAGGCGGCTCTCGAACTCGGGTTACTGGGAGAAGACATCGCTCTGGCTTACGGTCTTCCTCTCTCGATAACCGGTAAAAATCCGTTTTTTGATAGAAAATGA
- a CDS encoding tetratricopeptide repeat protein produces MRLRVPTICLILLLVVTSFAWAGFFEEGLQAYDAGDFGKAYSLWLSAAKQGSVVAVYNIGTMYDKGQGVPQNSKRAVSLYQLAAEKGYVKAQYNLGVRYKEGQGVPQDYNEAVKWLRLAAEQGHASGQYLLGAMCCNGKGVLQDYKEAAKWLRLAAEQGHASGQYLLGAMYCNGKGVLQDYKEAAKWLRLAAEQGHAGGQHILGTMYCNGKGVPQDYKEAAKWFRLAAEQGDAKAQLNLGFLYIQGLGVTQSNIDAYAWWVVSAANNNQKAHENMKAAQGQLSPSEIEKGQRRAKEIWERINK; encoded by the coding sequence ATGCGGCTCAGGGTCCCTACGATTTGTCTTATTTTGTTGTTGGTCGTTACGTCTTTCGCCTGGGCCGGTTTCTTTGAGGAGGGGCTTCAGGCATACGATGCCGGGGATTTTGGGAAAGCGTATAGCTTGTGGCTTTCCGCAGCCAAGCAGGGAAGTGTTGTTGCTGTATACAACATCGGTACCATGTATGATAAAGGGCAAGGCGTACCGCAAAATTCCAAACGGGCAGTGAGTTTATACCAGTTAGCTGCTGAAAAGGGGTATGTCAAAGCTCAATATAACCTTGGTGTTCGCTATAAAGAAGGCCAAGGCGTACCTCAAGATTACAACGAAGCAGTGAAGTGGCTCCGTTTAGCTGCTGAACAGGGGCATGCCAGCGGGCAATATCTTCTTGGTGCTATGTGTTGCAATGGAAAGGGCGTACTCCAAGATTACAAGGAAGCTGCGAAGTGGCTCCGGTTAGCTGCTGAACAGGGTCATGCTAGCGGGCAATATCTTCTTGGTGCTATGTATTGCAATGGAAAGGGCGTACTCCAAGATTACAAGGAAGCTGCGAAGTGGCTCCGGTTAGCTGCTGAGCAGGGGCATGCTGGCGGGCAACATATTCTTGGTACTATGTATTGCAATGGAAAAGGCGTACCTCAAGATTACAAGGAGGCTGCGAAATGGTTCCGGTTAGCTGCTGAGCAGGGGGATGCCAAAGCTCAATTGAATCTAGGGTTTTTATATATCCAAGGCTTGGGTGTTACACAAAGCAATATAGATGCTTATGCGTGGTGGGTTGTGTCCGCTGCAAACAATAATCAGAAGGCTCATGAAAACATGAAGGCTGCACAAGGTCAGTTATCACCTTCCGAAATTGAAAAGGGGCAGCGACGGGCCAAGGAAATCTGGGAGAGAATCAATAAGTAG
- the lpxA gene encoding acyl-ACP--UDP-N-acetylglucosamine O-acyltransferase, translating into MAIIHPTAIIDSSVNLAEDVEIGPNVFIDANVTIGAGTRLMHGAHIGRWTTIGNGNQIFPYAVIGQAPQDIGYNQEEAHTVIGDHNIFREGVTVHRGNRENTSTVIGNNNFFMVNSHIAHNCRIGDHVILVNGALLAGHVEVGNRAIISGNCQVHQFVRIGELAMMRGGSGATKDVPPFCINDEMSWIRSVNLIGMRRNGFDTSRILAVKRAFKAIFRTGKRLEDSIQELESQKEVTPDVRMLIDFIRASKRGVGSGRGKLAE; encoded by the coding sequence ATGGCCATCATCCATCCAACCGCAATCATCGACTCGTCCGTCAACCTGGCTGAAGATGTCGAGATCGGCCCCAATGTCTTCATCGACGCCAACGTCACCATCGGAGCCGGCACCCGCCTCATGCATGGTGCGCATATCGGTCGCTGGACAACGATAGGCAACGGCAACCAGATCTTCCCCTATGCCGTCATCGGGCAGGCCCCGCAGGACATCGGTTACAACCAGGAGGAAGCCCATACCGTTATTGGGGACCATAATATTTTTCGCGAGGGCGTCACCGTCCATCGAGGCAACCGCGAGAACACCTCAACCGTCATAGGCAACAACAACTTTTTTATGGTCAACAGCCATATCGCCCACAATTGTCGCATTGGCGACCACGTCATCCTGGTGAACGGCGCCCTACTGGCCGGCCACGTCGAAGTCGGCAATCGCGCCATCATCTCGGGCAACTGCCAGGTACACCAATTTGTGCGTATCGGCGAGCTGGCCATGATGCGTGGCGGCTCTGGCGCCACCAAGGATGTGCCGCCTTTTTGCATCAACGACGAAATGAGCTGGATCCGTTCCGTCAACCTGATCGGCATGCGACGCAACGGTTTCGACACCTCCCGCATTCTTGCCGTTAAACGAGCTTTCAAAGCCATTTTCCGCACCGGGAAACGCCTCGAAGACAGCATCCAGGAGCTGGAATCTCAAAAAGAGGTGACACCCGATGTGCGCATGCTTATCGATTTCATTCGCGCTTCGAAACGAGGCGTCGGCAGCGGTCGGGGCAAACTTGCCGAATAA
- a CDS encoding MraY family glycosyltransferase — protein sequence MVWLHQLYIFMTALFMALIMVPALRRWAIEKRQFDVPNGRKVHVRPKPRLGGVAIFIAFLFAMLVFDDIGRQVKGILAGSLIMFATGLVDDLYGLSAKKKFMGEIFGCLVTIAVGNLYITSLGNIFGTGVIEMPTWLGIPFTVFAIVGVINALNLLDGLDGLAGGFAAVALGTFILLGYLDGNMVVVSLCAALVGGIFGFLRFNVYPARIFMGDAGSLTVGFLLGFLAIFLTQASGSTVQPVIPFIILGLPIIDTVRVMGERLMRRGNPFLPDRTHVHHRFLDLGFHHRFTVLIIHGLTLFWALVAMFCYEQPAHWLLFSYIVLSVLFYSALRLSLQYKDKIPLLNRDSDRSLRESRLFCFLAHWNHKVDPVLAVLLLVFFTWTAFSPIDVGEQVFRTSIVLLLVSSVSFFISRDLRNPFLMALLFMSGMLIAFQSEQLGLSGDGFMLSQSIFSNLLFFVGGLLVVYKVLFRNGERLLYQPSMDFLLFAMALSLAIISPELKLTYRLHEVILKGMVLFISFKILAVHSRLMLRWVFWGIHGLLLTFVLRGM from the coding sequence ATGGTTTGGTTGCATCAATTGTATATTTTTATGACGGCGTTGTTCATGGCGCTCATCATGGTGCCTGCGCTACGTCGTTGGGCCATTGAGAAACGGCAGTTCGATGTTCCCAACGGCCGCAAGGTTCATGTACGACCCAAGCCTCGTCTCGGTGGGGTCGCCATATTTATCGCTTTTTTATTCGCCATGCTGGTCTTCGATGATATCGGCCGTCAGGTCAAGGGGATCCTGGCCGGGTCTTTGATCATGTTCGCGACCGGTTTGGTCGATGATCTTTATGGGCTGTCCGCCAAAAAGAAATTTATGGGGGAGATTTTTGGCTGCCTGGTAACGATCGCTGTCGGCAATCTCTATATCACCAGCCTGGGTAATATCTTTGGTACCGGCGTTATCGAAATGCCGACATGGTTGGGGATTCCCTTTACCGTTTTTGCCATCGTCGGCGTTATCAATGCCCTCAATCTGCTGGATGGACTGGATGGTCTGGCCGGCGGGTTTGCCGCCGTGGCTCTGGGGACTTTCATATTGCTCGGCTACCTGGACGGTAATATGGTCGTGGTGAGCCTGTGTGCGGCCCTGGTCGGGGGAATTTTTGGTTTCTTGCGTTTCAATGTTTATCCCGCCCGCATATTCATGGGGGATGCCGGCAGCCTTACCGTCGGTTTTCTGCTCGGTTTTCTGGCGATTTTTCTGACTCAAGCGTCCGGCTCCACAGTACAGCCTGTCATCCCTTTTATCATCCTTGGCTTGCCGATCATCGATACCGTGCGCGTCATGGGTGAGCGTCTGATGCGGCGCGGCAATCCCTTTTTGCCGGATCGTACCCATGTTCATCATCGTTTTCTGGATCTTGGCTTCCATCACCGCTTTACGGTATTGATCATTCACGGTTTGACCCTGTTCTGGGCTCTGGTGGCCATGTTCTGCTATGAGCAGCCTGCCCACTGGTTGCTTTTCTCCTACATCGTCTTGTCTGTTCTGTTTTATTCTGCATTGCGTTTGTCGTTGCAATACAAAGATAAAATTCCTCTTCTCAACCGGGATTCGGATCGGAGCCTTCGTGAGTCACGGCTGTTCTGTTTTCTGGCACATTGGAACCACAAGGTCGATCCGGTATTGGCGGTTTTGCTGCTCGTGTTTTTCACCTGGACGGCTTTCAGCCCCATCGATGTCGGTGAACAGGTTTTCCGTACATCCATTGTCTTGCTGTTGGTCAGCTCCGTATCCTTTTTTATCTCCAGGGATTTACGCAATCCGTTTCTGATGGCGCTGCTTTTCATGTCGGGTATGCTCATCGCTTTTCAGAGTGAACAACTGGGGCTTTCCGGCGACGGTTTCATGCTTTCTCAGTCGATATTCAGCAATCTGTTGTTTTTCGTGGGAGGGTTGCTGGTTGTTTATAAGGTCCTGTTTCGGAATGGTGAGCGTCTTCTGTATCAGCCGTCGATGGATTTTCTGCTGTTTGCCATGGCGCTTTCCCTGGCGATTATCTCGCCGGAGTTGAAGCTGACCTATCGATTGCATGAGGTTATCCTCAAGGGGATGGTGCTGTTCATTTCGTTTAAGATCCTGGCGGTTCATTCGCGGCTGATGCTTCGGTGGGTGTTCTGGGGTATTCACGGCCTGCTGCTTACGTTTGTGTTGCGTGGTATGTAA
- a CDS encoding acyl-CoA thioesterase, with protein MVTTTTNLIVRYAETDAQGVVHHANYLVWFEEARSDFLRQQGLAYSDMERDGFYVVVSEVAATYRAPAFYEDRICIETTLAKARSRLLEFTYRIRNSDAKLLVEGRTRHIVVGADKRPVSLPKPVLEKLLAARP; from the coding sequence ATGGTCACGACAACAACCAATTTGATTGTGCGCTATGCGGAAACCGACGCGCAAGGCGTGGTGCATCACGCCAATTATCTGGTCTGGTTTGAAGAAGCGCGATCCGATTTTCTGCGCCAGCAGGGGTTGGCCTATAGCGACATGGAGCGCGACGGATTTTACGTGGTCGTTTCGGAGGTCGCCGCCACGTATCGGGCCCCTGCATTTTATGAAGACCGGATATGCATAGAGACGACTTTGGCAAAAGCCCGCAGTCGGCTTCTGGAGTTCACCTATCGGATTCGAAACAGCGACGCTAAATTGTTGGTTGAAGGGCGTACGCGGCATATTGTAGTGGGGGCTGACAAGAGACCTGTGTCCTTGCCTAAACCGGTATTGGAAAAACTTTTGGCTGCCCGTCCGTAA
- a CDS encoding Crp/Fnr family transcriptional regulator, with the protein MDEREAIKRCPLFAGVTDKDLDDLTGIARRQKYVKGQMVFSEGDDATGFFIPIEGKVKIFKLSPDGRERILRIAHPGRTFAEAAIFDVGVFPAYAQAIEDSVLLFFPKQAILNLLHCNAQLAINMIGGISRILRELMDHMESLTFKDVPSRLARYLLDLSEMKQREVRLPVSKTQLAANLNTAGETLSRSLRKMSDENLIAVRGRNIEILNFQGLLDLAAKYKE; encoded by the coding sequence ATGGATGAGCGTGAAGCTATAAAGCGTTGCCCCTTGTTTGCCGGGGTCACCGATAAAGATCTGGATGACCTGACGGGCATCGCCCGGCGGCAGAAGTATGTCAAAGGGCAGATGGTTTTTTCCGAGGGGGATGACGCCACGGGGTTCTTTATTCCTATCGAGGGCAAGGTGAAGATATTCAAATTGTCTCCGGATGGTCGTGAACGCATTTTACGTATTGCCCATCCGGGCCGGACTTTTGCCGAGGCCGCCATTTTCGACGTGGGTGTTTTCCCTGCTTATGCGCAGGCGATTGAGGATTCGGTTCTGTTGTTTTTTCCCAAACAGGCGATTCTTAATCTTCTGCATTGCAATGCGCAGCTCGCCATTAACATGATCGGTGGTATTTCGCGAATCCTGCGAGAACTCATGGATCATATGGAATCCCTGACATTCAAGGATGTGCCTTCGCGGCTAGCTCGCTATCTGCTCGATTTGTCTGAGATGAAGCAGCGGGAAGTCCGATTGCCCGTTTCCAAGACGCAATTGGCGGCCAATCTGAATACGGCGGGTGAGACATTGTCCCGCTCGTTGCGTAAGATGTCCGACGAAAATCTTATTGCGGTTAGGGGGCGGAATATTGAAATCCTGAATTTTCAGGGGCTCCTGGACCTGGCAGCCAAATACAAGGAATAG